GCTCGAAGAAGATCTCGCAATATGGTGCGCACAACCAGCGCTCGCATATCACCATCGACGCGGAGATCGCAGGCGATATCGCGGTCGAAGAACTGGTGCGGATGGCGGAAGAGGAGGCGTCGTGCGAATTGTGGGGGCTGCTCAAGCGCCCCGACGAGAAGTACGTGACCGAGCGCGCCTATGAGAATCCCAAGTTTGTAGAGGATCTGGTGCGTGACGTGGCGACGCGTCTGAACAGCGAGCCGCGCGTCGCGGCGTACGTGCTTCAGGCCGAGAACTTCGAATCGATCCACAATCACAGTGCCTATGCCGTGATCGAGCGCGATAAGCGTGTGGCGGCGTGATCGTCCGTGATCTTCGTCGGACGTAAAAAAACCGCTCCTCGGAGCGGTTTTTTCTTGGGCAGTCGTCGAAGGATGTGCGGATCGTCAAACCATCGACGTCGCCGTCACACACTTCGCACGATATCCGCCAGATCCCAGCGCGGGCGCACCGTGTAGGCGTATTCGCTATCCGCTTCGTCCGGCCAGTGCTTGAGGCGCATCGCGCCCGCAAAGGCGATCATCGCGCCGTTATCGGTGCAGAACGCGAGGTCGGGGTAATGCACGCGATATCCCCGGCGGCGTGCCGCTTCGTTCAGTCCGGCCCGCAATTGGGCGTTGGCACCCACGCCACCCGCGACGACCAGCGTCTTCATCCCGGTTTGCTTCAGGGCGGCCATCGACTTGGCGACAAGGACGTCGACAATCGCGTCGACGAAGCCGCGTGCGAGGTCGGCCTTTTCCTGTTCGCACACATTGCCGCCGAGATTGCGGACCTGGGTGAGCACCGCCGTCTTCAGGCCACTGAAGCTGAAATCCAGATTGCCCGAGTGCTTCATCGGACGCGGCAGGTCGTAGCGTCCCGGCGTGCCGAAGTCGGCCAGGCGCGAGACGGCGGGGCCCCCCGGGTAGCCGAGGCCGAGCAGTTTGGCCGTCTTGTCGAAGGCTTCACCGGCGGCATCGTCGAGCGTTTCGCCGAGCATGGCGTACTGTCCGAACGCGCGGACTTCCATCAGTTGCGTGTGGCCGCCGGAGACCAGCAAGGCGACGAAGGGGAAGTCGGGTGCGTCCGGGGCGAGCAGCGGCGACAGCAAATGGCCTTCTAGGTGGTGCACGCCGACGACCGGACGGTCGAGCGCGAACGCGAGGGCGTTGGCGACGCTTGCGCCCACCAGCAGCGCGCCTGCGAGACCGGGGCCCTGCGTGTAGGCGATGGCGTCGACGGCGCTCAGCGGCTTGCCAGCTTGCGCGAGGACCTCTTCGGCTAATGGCAAGGCGCGACGAATGTGGTCGCGCGAGGCTAGTTCGGGCACCACGCCGCCGTACTCGCGATGCATCGCAATCTGCGAATGCAGCGCGTGCGAGAGCAGCCCGGCCTCGGTGTCGTAGAGGGCGAGCCCGGTTTCGTCGCAGGAGCTTTCAATGCCTAGAACCAGCATGGCGGATAGGGATACGCGCAGCGTCAACTTTAATGGGGAGCCCGGAAGTATACCAGTCGGCCTCATCGGCTGCCGGTTACAATGCCCGCCATGGAAAAGTTTGATGTAGCGGTTGTGGGTGCTGGCGCAGCTGGCCTGATGTGCGCGGCAGTGGCCGGGCAGTTGGGCCTGCGCGTGGTGCTCATCGACCATGCGACGCGTCTCGCTGAGAAGATTCGAATCTCGGGCGGCGGTCGCTGCAATTTCACCAATATCAATGCGGGCCCGGCGAACTATCTGTCGGAGAATCCGCGTTTCTGCCGTTCGGCGCTCGCGCGTTACACCCCGCGCGACTTCCTCGACCTGCTCAAGCGCCATCGCATTGCGTGGCACGAAAAGCATCGCGGTCAACTCTTCTGCGACGAAAGTGCCGAAGACGTCATCGAAATGCTGCGAAACGAGTGCGCTGCGGGGCATGTGCACTGGCGCATGCCATGCGCGGTCCATACGGTCGCGTACACCGAGGCCGGTGGGGCGCACCGCTATCATTTGACGACAGATGCCGGACATATCGCCGCAAAACGTCTCGTGATTGCAACCGGTGGGCTGTCGATTCCGAAAATCGGGGCGACGTACTGGGGGTATCGGATTGCCCGTCAGTTCGGTCTGGATATCGTGGAGCCAAGACCGGCACTCGTCCCGCTGATGTTCGACGCGTCGACCTGGGCACCCTTCGCCGGACTGTCCGGTTTGTCGCTGGAAGTCGATGTCAGCACGGGCAAAGGTAAGGATGCGGGCAGCTTTCTTGAGGATCTGTTGTTCACGCACCGCGGTCTGTCCGGTCCGGCGATTCTTCAGATTTCCAGTTTCTGGACGCCGGGACAGCCGATTACACTGAATCTCGCACCGACGTCCGACATCGAGGCGGCACTGTTCGAAGCCAAGGCGTCGTCCAAACGTCAATTGAGCAACTTGCTGGCGCAGTGGGTTCCGGCGCGATTGGCGGATGCTTGGGTTGCCAATAGTGGCCTCTCGCCGCAAGCGCGCGTGCAGGAGTTGCCGGACAAGGCGTTGCGCTCGCTCGCACAGGCGTTTTCCGGCTGGACGCTCAAGCCTTGCGGGTCGGAAGGGTGGCGCAAGGCGGAAGTGACGCGCGGCGGCGTCGACACCCGTGCGTTGTCCTCGGCCACGCTGGAGGCGCGCACGCAACCGGGGCTGCATTTCGTGGGGGAAGTGGTCGACGTGACGGGCTGGCTCGGCGGCTACAACTTCCAGTGGGCGTGGGCGTCCGCGGTAGCCTGCGCGCGGGCAATGTCCGAAAGCATCCAGGCGGGCAAGGCCGCCGGGGACGGCACCTGACGGCCCCAAGGCGACGCGCTGTCGTAGACGGCTACTAGACCGTTGTGCTACGCTCTCTCCTTCGTGGAGACGGCGCTGTATCTGTCGTAACAGTCGTTTCGGAAGGCGTTTTCGTCGGTTTCAGACGCCTCCGGCGCATTACCTGAAGATTAGCGTCCGATACGCCAGCGACACGGGGCATTGAATCATGCCTGTGTCCGGGCGGTCTAAGTTTCCGGCGAGCCCGCTTGTGATCGCACGTGTGATCGTTTCCGCAAGCGGGTTTTTGTGCTTTGTGCCCCCGTTGAACGCTGCGCCAGTGCACCGGCAGCGGCGCAGGGCGGTGCGTGTCACACCGTCGCCGTCCTTTTCTTTGGGGCGGCATGCACTACACTGAAACGTAATCGAATTCCGGAATCCCTGCTCATGAGTCTGAAAGAACGCATTAACGAAGACATGAAGACGGCCATGCGTGCCAAGGCCGCCGACAAACTGGGGACCATCCGCCTGCTGCTTGCGGCAATCAAACAAAAGGAAGTCGACGAGCGCATCACCCTCGATGACGCGGCCACCGTTGCCATCGTCGACAAACTGATCAAACAACGCAAAGATTCCATCAGTCAGTTCCAGGCCGCTGGCCGCGCCGATCTGGCCGATAAGGAAGCCGCCGAAGTCGAAGTACTCATGGTCTACATGCCGCAGCAACTCTCGGCAGACGAAGTTGCTCAGGCGGTGAAAGCGGCCGTGGCGCAAACGGGCGCAGTCGGCCCGCAGGACATGGGTAAGGTGATGGGCGTGCTCAAGGGTCTGTTGGCGGGCCGTGCCGACATGACCGCCGTGTCCGCGCAAGTGAAGGCGGCGTTGGCTGCGTAATCCGGTAGTGCGGTGAGGCGCTGTCGCTTTGTGACGGTGTGGCACCGCGTTGCGATGGCACCGATCCAGTGATTCCCCAGTCGTTTTTGCAGGACTTGCTCAACCGCGTCGATATTGTCGAGGTGGTGGGTCGTTACGTGCAGTTGAAGAAGGGCGGGGCGAACTTCATGGGGCTGTGCCCCTTTCATAACGAGAAGTCGCCCTCATTTACGGTAAGTCCCACCAAGCAGTTCTATCACTGCTTCGGGTGTGGCGCGCACGGCAGCGCGATCAGCTTCCTCATGGAGCATGCCGGGCTCGGATTTGTCGAAGCCGTGGAAGAGTTGGCCCGCAACGTCGGGCTGGACGTGCCGCGAGAAGCGCCGCTGCCGGGCGCACCGGCACCGGCTGCGCAACGCGCGCAGACTCTCGGCCTCGTCGACGTCATGACGCGCGCTTGCGACTACTACCGCAAGCAGCTGCGCGGCGCGCCGGTGGCCATCGAATATTTGAAGCGACGCGGATTGACGGGTGAAATTGCAGCGCATTTCGGGCTCGGTTACGCCCCGGAAGCCTGGCAGAACCTGGAAGCTGCGTTCGAGAATTATCGCGACGACCAGTTGCTTGACGCCGGTCTTGTCATCGAAAGCGAGAAGGGTGAGCCGGGCAGCACGAAGCGACGCTACGACCGTTTTCGCGACCGGATCATGTTTCCGATCCGCAATACGAAAGGGCAGGTCATCGCCTTCGGCGGACGCGTGCTGGACAAGGGCGAGCCCAAGTATCTGAACTCTCCCGAGACACCGCTCTTTAGCAAGGGCAGCGAGCTATACGGGTTGTTCGAGGCGCGCATCGGCATTCGCGACGCGGGTTACGTGCTGGTGGTCGAAGGCTATATGGATGTCGTGGCGCTGGCTCAGTTGGGCTTTCCGCAGGCGGTCGCGACGCTCGGTACGGCTTGCACGCCGATGCATGTGCAGAAGCTGCTGCGCCAGACCGAAACGGTGGTGTTCAGCTTCGATGGCGATGCGGCGGGGCGCCGGGCGGCGCGTCGTGCGCTTGAAGCTTGCCTGCCACACGCCGACGACAACCGGAGTTTCAAGTTTCTGTTTTTGCCGAGCGAGCACGATCCGGACAGCTATGTGCGCGAGCACGGCACGCAAGCGTTTGCCGACGAAGTCTCGCGCGCCATGCCGATGTCGCAGTTCCTGATCGGTGAAGTGACGGCAGGCAAGGAAATGCACCAGCCAGAAGGGCGGGCGCGTGCGTTGTTCGAGGCAAAACCGCTGTTGCAGCAGATGCCCGCTAACGCGCTGCGTGGCCAGATCATTCATGCGCTCGCCGAGCGCGTGGGCAGTTCGGTCGAGGAAGTCGCGGAGCTTTGCGAGTTGCACATCGGCGCTGCGCGCCGTCAGAACACGTGGGACAAAGCGCCGGCCAAGCGCGAGAAGCGTCGCGTGGTCGGCACCGAGCATCGGGCGTTACAGAACTTGCTGATGTTCCCGGCGCTGGGAAACGAATTAACCGAAGAAGAGACCAAGATTTTGCGGGAGATGGGGCAGCACGGCGAGATTTTCTCGGAAGTGCTGACGCTGTGCCGCGAAATGGGTGCGCAGGCCGATTTCCGCTATATGTCGGATCGGCTGCGGATTTCGCCGAACTGGGCCAGTTTCGACGACATCATCCGCGAAATTCTGGCATTTGAAGAAAATGCGCGGGATCTGATGTTGTTTGATCCGGCCGATGAGGCGCAGGTCGAGCGTCGCGAAGAGCAAATCGCCTTGCGCCTCACCGAGTTGCGTAGTGCCATCCGGCGTTTGCAGTACGACCGGCTGTGCGAAGAATTGGAGACGATTTTCAAGCGGGCGTCGTTGACGCCCGATGAATTGCGCCACGCTCAGGCGCTGTCACGGGAACGTGACGAATTGAAGCGGTGGCTGGCTACGGCCAGCACAGGAGGCGCGCGAAGTTGAGGTATGCCCGCGTGCTATAATTAAAGGTTTTCAGTGGGCTGTTTTCTGGCAAGCGAGATCGCTATGGCAAAGATGACAACGACCAGCGGAAAAAAGACGGTTATCCCTTCACCGACGGCTAAACGCGCGACCAGTGCGGCGGCGGCATCAGGTGGGAAGGGGGCGTCTCGTTCTGCGAAAGCTGGCGTTGCAGCAAAAGCCGGTGCGGCGTCGCAAGCCACGAAGAAAACAGCCAGCCAGGCAAGTTCGGCGAAACGTACTACGCAAACTAAGGCAGCTGCCGGTGCCACGAAGGCAACCGGCAATACAGCTGCGAAGGTGACCGATGTCACCAAGCGCAAGAGTGCGACCGCCGCGACGGTGGGGGCTGCCA
This window of the Pandoraea sputorum genome carries:
- the tsaD gene encoding tRNA (adenosine(37)-N6)-threonylcarbamoyltransferase complex transferase subunit TsaD, with translation MLVLGIESSCDETGLALYDTEAGLLSHALHSQIAMHREYGGVVPELASRDHIRRALPLAEEVLAQAGKPLSAVDAIAYTQGPGLAGALLVGASVANALAFALDRPVVGVHHLEGHLLSPLLAPDAPDFPFVALLVSGGHTQLMEVRAFGQYAMLGETLDDAAGEAFDKTAKLLGLGYPGGPAVSRLADFGTPGRYDLPRPMKHSGNLDFSFSGLKTAVLTQVRNLGGNVCEQEKADLARGFVDAIVDVLVAKSMAALKQTGMKTLVVAGGVGANAQLRAGLNEAARRRGYRVHYPDLAFCTDNGAMIAFAGAMRLKHWPDEADSEYAYTVRPRWDLADIVRSV
- a CDS encoding GatB/YqeY domain-containing protein, giving the protein MSLKERINEDMKTAMRAKAADKLGTIRLLLAAIKQKEVDERITLDDAATVAIVDKLIKQRKDSISQFQAAGRADLADKEAAEVEVLMVYMPQQLSADEVAQAVKAAVAQTGAVGPQDMGKVMGVLKGLLAGRADMTAVSAQVKAALAA
- the dnaG gene encoding DNA primase, coding for MIPQSFLQDLLNRVDIVEVVGRYVQLKKGGANFMGLCPFHNEKSPSFTVSPTKQFYHCFGCGAHGSAISFLMEHAGLGFVEAVEELARNVGLDVPREAPLPGAPAPAAQRAQTLGLVDVMTRACDYYRKQLRGAPVAIEYLKRRGLTGEIAAHFGLGYAPEAWQNLEAAFENYRDDQLLDAGLVIESEKGEPGSTKRRYDRFRDRIMFPIRNTKGQVIAFGGRVLDKGEPKYLNSPETPLFSKGSELYGLFEARIGIRDAGYVLVVEGYMDVVALAQLGFPQAVATLGTACTPMHVQKLLRQTETVVFSFDGDAAGRRAARRALEACLPHADDNRSFKFLFLPSEHDPDSYVREHGTQAFADEVSRAMPMSQFLIGEVTAGKEMHQPEGRARALFEAKPLLQQMPANALRGQIIHALAERVGSSVEEVAELCELHIGAARRQNTWDKAPAKREKRRVVGTEHRALQNLLMFPALGNELTEEETKILREMGQHGEIFSEVLTLCREMGAQADFRYMSDRLRISPNWASFDDIIREILAFEENARDLMLFDPADEAQVERREEQIALRLTELRSAIRRLQYDRLCEELETIFKRASLTPDELRHAQALSRERDELKRWLATASTGGARS
- a CDS encoding NAD(P)/FAD-dependent oxidoreductase, which encodes MEKFDVAVVGAGAAGLMCAAVAGQLGLRVVLIDHATRLAEKIRISGGGRCNFTNINAGPANYLSENPRFCRSALARYTPRDFLDLLKRHRIAWHEKHRGQLFCDESAEDVIEMLRNECAAGHVHWRMPCAVHTVAYTEAGGAHRYHLTTDAGHIAAKRLVIATGGLSIPKIGATYWGYRIARQFGLDIVEPRPALVPLMFDASTWAPFAGLSGLSLEVDVSTGKGKDAGSFLEDLLFTHRGLSGPAILQISSFWTPGQPITLNLAPTSDIEAALFEAKASSKRQLSNLLAQWVPARLADAWVANSGLSPQARVQELPDKALRSLAQAFSGWTLKPCGSEGWRKAEVTRGGVDTRALSSATLEARTQPGLHFVGEVVDVTGWLGGYNFQWAWASAVACARAMSESIQAGKAAGDGT